CGCGACGGGGTAGCTGAACTGCGTCCACGGCACCGTCCCCGACCAGCTCGCGACCTGGACGCCGTCAACGTAGAACCGCAGGAAGTCGTAGTTGGTCTCCGAGGAGACGCGGTACCAGAACTTGATGTCGTCCGCGGCGATGACCTCCACCGTCACCTGCAGGTCGGAGCGCTGGCTGTGGCCGATGACGCCGGACCGCGCGCTGAAGGTCCCCTCGTGCGGGTTCGTGCCGGTGATGGTCCACGGCGCGTTGCCGCCCATCTCCCACGGGTACATCAGGAAGCCGCCGGACTCGAAGTCCTCGGCGACGAGCTCCGGCAGGACGAAGTCGAGCGTTGTCGCACCCTGGAAGTCCACCGTGCGCTGGTCGGCGCCGTAGCCGGTCGCGCGCGCGACGACGTCGTAGGTCGCGCCGGCCGGGAGCGAGATCGAGTAGAACCCGCCCGCGCCGCTCTGCACCGGTGCGAGGGGCGTGTCGAGAACGCGGACGGTGGCGCCCACGACCGTCCCGCCTTCGAAGTCGTACACGACGCCCGACAGCACGGCCGACGGCAGCGCCGTCATCGCCACCGAGCCGTCCACCGTCTCGTTCTCGAGGACTTCGATCTCCACGGTCTCGTCACCGTACCCGAACACGCTGAAGGTCAGCGTCCACTCGCCGACCGGCAGCATGAACTGGAACTGCCCGTCCGCGCCGGTCACGCGGTTGACGGGCCGGTCCACCACGCCCACGCGAACGCCGGCGATGGGCAGACCGGTGGCGACGTCCGTGACCGTGCCGCTGACCGTGCCCAGACCGCCCATCACCGCGAGAACCGCCTCGTACGCGTTGATGAAGCCGTGGCCGTAGGTGTTGTCCTCGCCGGAGGCGCCCAGGTCGACCGCCGTGTCCATGAGCGTCTGTTTGACGGTCTCCGGATCCAGGTTCGGGTTCGCCGCGTACATCAGCGCGACGACGCCGGCCACGTGAGGACCGGCCATCGAGGTGCCGCTCAAGTTCTGGTAGCCGCCGCCGGGCTGCGCGCTGTAGATGGTGGAGCCCGGCGCGCACACCTCGGGCTTCATCGCGTACTGCCCGCCGCACCCGCTGGGGCCGCGGCTTGAGAAGTCGCTGATCTCGTACGGCGCGTAGCGCTGCGTGGAGCCGACGCTGAACGCGTTGTAGGGGCTCGAGGCTCGATCCGCCGGAGAGCGCAGCGACCCGGAGGACGGCCCCTCGTTGCCCGCGGACCACGTGAGCACGACGCCCGCGGCCTCGCAGTTGTCGATGGCCGTCCACCAGAAGCTGTAGCAGTCGGGGTAGCCCAGCCCCTCGTAGACCCCCCAGCTGTTCTGGACCACGCACGGCACGTCGTCCACCGTCTGCGGGTTCCCATCGGGGTCGGCGAGCCACGCGAGCGCCTGGAGGATGTCGTTGTTGAACTCGGTGCCGACGCCCTGGTTGATGGTGTTGGCCGCGATCCAGAGCGCGCCCGGGGCCACGCCGATGGTGTCGCCCGGCGCCTGGCCGGTGACCGTGCCCATCACGTGAGTCCCGTGGTAGTGGTTGTCCACCGGGAAGTTCGGAGTGCCCTGACCGGCGTTGTCGAGCCAGCACGCGCTCGGGGCCGCGAACAGCCCGCGCCACCGTGACGCGAGCGCCGGATGCGTGCCGTCCACGCCGGTGTCGATGATGCCGACGACCACGCCGGTTCCGTCGATCCCCAGCTCGCGCCAGACCCTCGGGGCCTGGACGGCCGCGATGCCGGGCGCCATGCCGATGGCCCTGAGGCCGCCCGGCGGCCCGTCCTTGTCCCCCTGGACGGGCTCGATCAGCTCGGCCACGAGGTCGGGCTCGACGACCTCGACGTCCTCGCGCTGCGCGAGTTCGCGGATCGCGTCCACGGTGCCGACGACGACGATCGCGTTGATCAGCCAGTGCGTCGTGAAACCGCGGATCTCGCCGCCGGCCTGGCCGGCCCGCAGGTGGTCCACGACAGGACCCTGCGAGCGATCGGCGGCCGCCTGCAGCTCGGCGAGCACGGCCTCGTGCCGATGCTGGCGGGTCGCCCTCGTCGCGCGCAGCTGCTGGTTCAGGGAGGCGATGTCCGCCTGATCGCGCAGCACGACAAGCGCTTTGATCTCGTCGCCGCCGCGGAGCGACTGCATCTGAGACTCGAGCCCTGGGGCCACCGTGCCGGCCCAGGCGAAGGCGGTGAACAGAAGAGCAGCGAGCGCAAACACCGCTGTACATACCGCTCTCATGAGGCCCTTTCCTTCCCGGCGCTCACGGCGCCGTCCGAACCACCCCGGCCCCTCGGCTCTCCCTCAGCCTGCAGGCCGGCCAGCGCA
This DNA window, taken from Candidatus Effluviviaceae Genus I sp., encodes the following:
- a CDS encoding S8 family serine peptidase, encoding MRAVCTAVFALAALLFTAFAWAGTVAPGLESQMQSLRGGDEIKALVVLRDQADIASLNQQLRATRATRQHRHEAVLAELQAAADRSQGPVVDHLRAGQAGGEIRGFTTHWLINAIVVVGTVDAIRELAQREDVEVVEPDLVAELIEPVQGDKDGPPGGLRAIGMAPGIAAVQAPRVWRELGIDGTGVVVGIIDTGVDGTHPALASRWRGLFAAPSACWLDNAGQGTPNFPVDNHYHGTHVMGTVTGQAPGDTIGVAPGALWIAANTINQGVGTEFNNDILQALAWLADPDGNPQTVDDVPCVVQNSWGVYEGLGYPDCYSFWWTAIDNCEAAGVVLTWSAGNEGPSSGSLRSPADRASSPYNAFSVGSTQRYAPYEISDFSSRGPSGCGGQYAMKPEVCAPGSTIYSAQPGGGYQNLSGTSMAGPHVAGVVALMYAANPNLDPETVKQTLMDTAVDLGASGEDNTYGHGFINAYEAVLAVMGGLGTVSGTVTDVATGLPIAGVRVGVVDRPVNRVTGADGQFQFMLPVGEWTLTFSVFGYGDETVEIEVLENETVDGSVAMTALPSAVLSGVVYDFEGGTVVGATVRVLDTPLAPVQSGAGGFYSISLPAGATYDVVARATGYGADQRTVDFQGATTLDFVLPELVAEDFESGGFLMYPWEMGGNAPWTITGTNPHEGTFSARSGVIGHSQRSDLQVTVEVIAADDIKFWYRVSSETNYDFLRFYVDGVQVASWSGTVPWTQFSYPVATGTRTFKWAYTKDYSVVSGEDASWVDFIEFPALAEIPYPSATIAPVSVEETVAPGNVGQSAVTLGNEGEADLAYSVSIVYGTGRGALSAASTAPHHELEKGEADIHFGEPPVTGSGGPDAFGYTWIDSDAPGGPVYDWVEISSIGTVVGSGDDSNHGPFPLGFTFPYYGQTFGSVRVCTNGWLSFTSTATNYTNQSIPNTAEPNNLIAPFWDDLNPNQGGAIYYYADAVNGRFIVQWNAVPHYNIGGSPETFQVILNANGSIVYQYKTVSLSNSCTVGIENATGTVGLQVLYNAAGYLHNGLAVRLAVDPTQRWLSVSPMSGTVGQQGSAQLSLTMSATELEVGEYHADVRIATNDPDHPTLVVPVTLIVTEWAGVEDGDRPSSAVLRAAPNPLSRTTGLSFHLPNDGHVDLRIYDVTGRLVRTVVSGPRPAGAHTAHWHGTDDGGRAVASGTYFARLVVDGRTEVRSLTLVR